A window of the Hemitrygon akajei chromosome 22, sHemAka1.3, whole genome shotgun sequence genome harbors these coding sequences:
- the sox9a gene encoding transcription factor SOX-9a, with the protein MNLLNPFLKMTEEHEKALSDAPSPTMSEESTGSPCGSGTGSDAEDTKPSHGDQDDLCSQSLDSKKEEDDKFPACIREAVTQVLKGYDWTLVPMPVRVNGSSKNKPHVKRPMNAFMVWAQAARRKLADQYPHLHNAELSKTLGKLWRLLNEGEKRPFVEEAERLRVQHKKDHPDYKYQPRRRKSVKNGQGESEEGTEQTHITPNALFKALQADSPHSASSMSDVHSPGEHSGQSQGPPTPPTTPKTEIQPGKPDLKREGRPLQEGGRQPHIDFSNVDIGELSSEVMSNMETFDVNEFDQYLPPNGHPGVPGTHPSHGPSAQTSYTGSYGISSTSASQTAHPWLSKQHAMTSMASEQGQQQRTHIKTEQLSPSHYNEQQHSPQQISYGSFNMQHYSSSYPSIPRTQYDYPDHQNTNSYYSHAAGQTTGLFSTFTYMNPSQRPMYTPIADTTGVPSIPQTHSPQHWEQPVYTQLTRP; encoded by the exons ATGAATCTCCTCAATCCCTTCCTGAAAATGACAGAGGAACACGAGAAAGCTCTCTCAGACGCGCCCAGCCCGACTATGTCTGAGGAGTCGACCGGTTCCCCATGCGGATCTGGCACAGGGTCGGACGCCGAGGATACCAAACCCAGCCACGGCGACCAGGACGATCTGTGCAGTCAGAGTCTGGACTCCAAGAAAGAGGAAGACGACAAGTTCCCGGCGTGTATCCGGGAAGCCGTGACCCAGGTGCTGAAGGGATACGACTGGACGCTAGTGCCCATGCCAGTCCGTGTCAATGGCTCATCCAAGAACAAACCTCATGTCAAACGACCCATGAATGCCTTCATGGTTTGGGCTCAGGCAGCGCGCAGGAAGTTGGCAGACCAGTACCCTCATCTGCACAATGCAGAACTGAGCAAAACTCTCGGCAAACTCTGGAG ATTGCTTAATGAAGGTGAAAAGCGCCCTTTCGTGGAGGAGGCCGAGCGGCTACGAGTTCAGCATAAGAAGGATCACCCCGACTACAAATACCAGCCGAGGCGGAGGAAATCGGTGAAGAACGGCCAGGGGGAGAGCGAAGAGGGAACCGAgcagacccacatcacccccaATGCTCTGTTCAAAGCTCTGCAGGCGGATTCGCCGCACTCCGCCTCCAGCATGAGCGACGTGCATTCCCCCGGGGAACACTCAG GACAATCCCAGGGGCCGCCGACACCGCCCACCACGCCCAAAACTGAGATCCAGCCCGGCAAACCGGACCTGAAGCGTGAGGGGCGCCCCCTACAGGAAGGAGGCAGGCAGCCTCACATTGACTTCAGCAACGTGGACATCGGAGAACTCAGCAGCGAAGTCATGTCCAACATGGAGACCTTCGACGTCAACGAGTTTGACCAGTACCTCCCACCCAATGGGCACCCAGGAGTTCCAGGCACACACCCCAGCCATGGGCCCAGTGCCCAGACCAGCTACACCGGCAGCTATGGCATCAGCAGTACCTCGGCCAGCCAGAcagctcacccctggttgtcgaAGCAGCACGCCATGACGAGCATGGCCAGCGAGCAGGGACAGCAGCAACGGACGCACATCAAGACGGAGCAGCTGAGCCCCAGCCACTACAACGAGCAGCAGCACTCGCCGCAGCAGATCAGTTATGGCTCCTTCAACATGCAGCACTACAGCTCTTCCTACCCGTCCATTCCTCGCACCCAGTACGACTACCCAGACCACCAGAATACCAACTCCTACTACAGCCACGCCGCGGGACAGACCACGGGCCTCTTCTCCACCTTCACCTACATGAACCCCTCCCAGCGCCCCATGTACACGCCCATTGCAGACACCACAGGGGTCCCGTCCATCCCCCAGACCCACAGTCCACAGCACTGGGAGCAGCCAGTCTACACACAGCTGACCAGGCCTTAA